A portion of the Bdellovibrionota bacterium genome contains these proteins:
- a CDS encoding diacylglycerol kinase family protein, with protein sequence MAKRAGELKKSGIALLVNLRSRKALRDPKFLDHLEEAFGDRGPFVTSRNPSELPSALADVQRTDPEILLVCGGDGTLRQTLTHLLAAYGGKPLPRIAILPAGTMNTVATSLGITGSPLHRLQYLLQRRNQQVPFTVARRHLLEMNRHFGFIFGLGGFAHFIENYSERENPTPFRGFTLLAKTILSALVDGPFSKQMFPDFNASVWRDDQPFLQDATITNVAAASIRHIGFRFKPFFGAEQPDGEFGMLVFRTRPRSLLFHLPRLFTGKPVSDPNLIQLPAKSALVKLNSPQRPMLDGDLLNASKEFQLRSGPSVDFVVA encoded by the coding sequence ATGGCGAAGCGCGCCGGGGAACTCAAGAAAAGTGGAATCGCGTTGCTCGTCAATCTCCGCTCCCGAAAAGCGCTTCGGGATCCGAAATTTCTTGACCATCTGGAGGAAGCGTTCGGAGATCGGGGTCCGTTCGTCACCAGCCGGAACCCGAGCGAACTCCCCTCCGCATTGGCCGATGTTCAACGCACCGATCCGGAGATTCTTTTGGTCTGCGGCGGCGACGGGACGCTGCGACAGACGCTCACCCATCTTCTGGCCGCGTACGGCGGTAAACCTCTCCCAAGAATTGCGATCCTTCCGGCGGGAACGATGAACACGGTCGCGACCAGCTTAGGCATCACCGGTTCACCTCTTCACCGCCTGCAATATCTTCTGCAACGACGGAATCAGCAGGTCCCTTTCACCGTCGCACGACGCCACCTGTTGGAAATGAACCGTCATTTCGGTTTCATTTTCGGGCTGGGCGGCTTTGCGCACTTCATCGAAAATTATTCCGAACGCGAAAATCCCACGCCCTTTCGTGGATTCACATTGCTTGCGAAAACCATCTTATCGGCGCTCGTGGACGGTCCGTTTTCGAAACAGATGTTCCCTGACTTTAACGCCAGCGTTTGGCGAGACGATCAACCGTTCCTCCAGGACGCCACAATCACGAACGTAGCCGCGGCTTCCATCCGGCACATCGGCTTCCGGTTTAAACCGTTTTTCGGCGCCGAGCAGCCGGACGGCGAGTTCGGGATGCTGGTCTTCCGGACGCGGCCCCGCTCCCTTCTCTTTCATCTGCCCCGTTTATTCACCGGAAAACCGGTGTCCGATCCCAACTTGATCCAACTTCCGGCCAAGTCGGCTCTCGTAAAACTGAACTCGCCTCAAAGGCCGATGTTGGACGGGGATCTCCTCAACGCCTCGAAGGAATTTCAGCTTCGTTCGGGCCCCTCCGTCGATTTTGTCGTCGCATGA